The following are encoded together in the Portunus trituberculatus isolate SZX2019 chromosome 25, ASM1759143v1, whole genome shotgun sequence genome:
- the LOC123508955 gene encoding LOW QUALITY PROTEIN: 2-amino-1-hydroxyethylphosphonate dioxygenase (glycine-forming)-like (The sequence of the model RefSeq protein was modified relative to this genomic sequence to represent the inferred CDS: inserted 1 base in 1 codon) — protein MACEAAVREVFSLYEQYGKSSYIGEKVTQEQHALQAAHLAQREGFPPEVVLGALLHDVGHLVGLRDGHAPMMTDGLVLGTPSHEVVGEEYLKGLGFPEEITNFVRNHVEAKRYLVATDPKYYEGLSEASRHTLXHQGGPMKEEEVLSFKTNPNFQAALRMRFWDEKAKDPEAHTPPIKEYENLCLTYLK, from the exons ATGGCGTGTGAGGCTGCAGTACGCGAAGTGTTCTCTCTTTACGAGCAGTACGGCAAGAGTTCGTACATCGGGGAGAAGGTGACCCAAGAGCAGCACGCCCTTCAAGCCGCCCACCTGGCGCAGAGAGAGGGTTTCCCGCCAGAG GTGGTGCTGGGGGCTCTGTTGCATGACGTGGGTCACTTGGTGGGGCTGAGGGACGGCCACGCTCCGATGATGACTGACGGCTTAGTGCTGGGGACGCCAAGCCACGAAGTTGTTG GAGAGGAGTACCTGAAAGGCCTCGGCTTTCCGGAGGAAATAACCAATTTCGTCAGGAACCACGTGGAGGCGAAGAGGTATCTGGTGGCAACCGACCCTAAATATTACGAAG GTCTTAGTGAAGCCAGTCGCCACACGC CCCACCAGGGAGGAccaatgaaagaggaagaggtgctcAGTTTCAAGACAAATCCCAACTTCCAGGCCGCTCTCCGCATGCGCTTCTGGGACGAAAAAGCCAAAGACCCTGAGGCGCACACGCCTCCCATCAAGGAGTACGAGAACTTGTGCCTCACATACCTGAAGTAG
- the LOC123508652 gene encoding uncharacterized protein K02A2.6-like, protein MEKFLRPERLEAHPDTSPLQWQHWFSTFTNFLQSIEQPSDTTKFRLLINYVSPSVYSYIADCKTYDEAIMTLQAVFVKPTSEVFARHQLATRKQQGSESVDHYVLALKLMAKDCAFTAVTAEKYAEEAVRDSFISGLSSSVIRQRLLEKLSLTLEEAVQQARSLELAQHNADKYASLSSSDCHSTAVAVTDPRVFNDSEEVMASAKTTAATKKKFYCGRSLHPRYTCPAHNATCLKCGRKGHYASVCQAGAGQNRSGTSAAIVSSMTTSAASTSPLRCATTPADINEVRVEALVDSGNTSSFINPKVASRLSLTTTSSKDTISMASSPLAAVTEGHCFVNIKVMEKEYKLFKLSLLPDLCAEVVLGQDFMKLHKSVEFTLLGSRPKLSICGITKMNLRAPSLFPNLTSDCRPVATPTRRHSSTDSIFIRKEVDALLREGTIEKSQSPWRAQVLVTSDERHKKRMVVDYSRTINCYTLLDAYPIPKIDDVFSKLDMKSAYHQIPLKEDEKLYTAFEADGQLFQFTRIPFGLTNAVSAYQRTINTLISDNRLTDTFAYIDDLIIGGMNQEDHDENLRRFEAVAEKYNLTLNKDKCEYCLPEIKYLGYLISNGTLRPDPERLQPLRDLPVPTDSSSLRRTLGVLSYYSQWIPNYSNRITPLLIVKTFPLYSVACQCLHDLKEDVCRASVAALDENVPMEIESDASATSLAATLSQQGRPVAFFSRKLSPSEQRQPTVEKEAAAIIEAIQKWRHRKEFKIITDQQAVSYMFHSHHSSKIKNDKILRWRLELAGYKYDIQYRPGKDNLPADALSRSCSATAESLSDLEKVHDALCHPGITRLYHFVKSKNLPYSLEEVFGCPSSIHSDRGPQFMSREVSEFLSKHGVVMTHSTPYHPQGNGQCEKENGVIWKAIRLALHSPSLINATPHYARVQYEDGREATVSTKDLTPSHEELLTTPVNDQHLSNYQTPPQDTSTRPPISSGQSDQCSETEVHHFQQAAHNHSLTSPLPTSSPGNSKLSSPPASLPSGTTSKQEPLRRSTRIKKPIDRLGY, encoded by the exons ATGGAGAAGTTCCTACGGCCTGAGAGGTTGGAAGCTCACCCCGACACCAGCCCTCTACAGTGGCAGCATTGGTTCAGCACATTCACCAACTTTCTGCAATCCATCGAGCAACCGTCTGATACTACTAAGTTCCGGCTCCTCATCAACTATGTGTCTCCCTCAGTGTACTCCTACATCGCGGATTGCAAGACCTACGACGAAGCTATCATGACTCTACAAGCTGTATTTGTAAAACCTACTAGTGAAGTGTTTGCTCGTCATCAGTTGGCCACCAGGAAACAACAGGGTAGTGAATCCGTAGACCATTATGTGCTAGCACTCAAGCTAATGGCCAAAGACTGTGCGTTTACGGCCGTTACTGCCGAAAAGTATGCTGAAGAGGCCGTGCGTGACTCATTTATCTCTggtctctcctcttctgtcatTCGTCAGCGGTTGTTAGAAAAGCTGTCCCTCACCCTTGAAGAAGCCGTTCAACAAGCTCGCAGCTTGGAACTGGCACAACACAACGCTGATaagtatgcctctctctcttcctccgacTGTCATTCCACGGCTGTAGCTGTTACCGACCCTCGAGTGTTTAATGATAGTGAGGAAGTTATGGCTTCAGCTAAAACCACTGCtgctacgaaaaaaaaattctattgtGGGCGCTCCCTACATCCTCGCTACACTTGTCCTGCTCACAACGCTACTTGCCTCAAGTGTGGGAGGAAAGGCCACTACGCTAGTGTTTGCCAGGCTGGAGCGGGGCAGAACAGGTCTGGTACTTCCGCGGCGATTGTGTCGTCCATGACTACGAGTGCTGCTTCGACTTCACCCCTTCGCTGTGCGACGACACCTGCTGACATCAATGAGGTACGAGTTGAAGCACTGGTTGATAGTGGTAATACTTCGAGCTTCATTAATCCTAAAGTTGCTTCACGCTTAAGCCTCACCACTACCTCTTCCAAGGACACTATTTCCATGGCCTCTTCTCCCCTCGCTGCTGTCACTGAAGGTCATTGTTTTGTGAATATCaaagtaatggaaaaagaaTACAAGTTGTTTAAACTCTCTTTGCTTCCTGATCTTTGCGCTGAAGTTGTTTTAGGGCAAGATTTCATGAAACTGCACAAGTCTGTGGAATTTACTCTTCTGGGATCACGGCCTAAACTTTCGATCTGTGGGATCACAAAAATGAACCTCCGTGCTCCTAGTCTTTTTCCCAATCTAACCAGTGATTGCAGACCCGTCGCCACTCCAACACGTCGCCATTCCAGCACTGACTCTATCTTCATCCGGAAAGAGGTCGATGCACTTCTACGTGAGGGCACCATTGAGAAAAGCCAGTCTCCTTGGCGAGCACAGGTATTGGTGACCAGCGATGAACGACATAAAAAGCGTATGGTGGTAGATTATTCCAGGACCATTAATTGTTACACCCTTTTGGATGCTTACCCCATACCTAAAATTGATGATGTTTTTAGCAAGCTGGATATGAAAAGTGCTTACCACCAAATTCCcttgaaggaagatgagaagctCTATACTGCTTTTGAAGCTGATGGTCAACTATTCCAATTTACCAGAATACCTTTTGGTCTGACGAATGCCGTGTCTGCTTATCAGCGCACCATCAACACGTTGATATCTGATAATCGGCTGACTGACACCTTTGCTTACATCGACGACCTCATTATAGGAGGAATGAACCAAGAGGACCATGACGAGAACCTGAGGCGCTTCGAAGCAGTTGCTGAGAAATACAATTTAACCCTCAACAAAGATAAGTGTGAGTACTGCTTGCCAGAAATAAAGTACTTAGGATATTTAATATCTAACGGTACTCTAAGACCTGACCCAGAACGCTTGCAACCCTTAAGAGATTTACCAGTGCCTACGGATTCCTCCTCTCTTAGAAGAACTCTTGGAGTCCTTTCTTACTATTCTCAGTGGATCCCTAACTACTCTAACAGAATTACTCCTCTTCTCATCGTTAAGACTTTTCCTCTCTACAGTGTTGCCTGCCAGTGTTTGCATGACCTCAAGGAAGATGTCTGCCGTGCTTCGGTCGCTGCTCTGGATGAAAACGTCCCTATGGAGATAGAAAGTGATGCCTCGGCCACCTCGTTAGCTGCCACACTATCCCAGCAAGGTAGGCCTGTTGCCTTCTTTTCAAGAAAACTTTCACCTTCTGAACAAAGACAGCCTACTGTGGAAAAGGAAGCAGCGGCCATCATAGAAGCCATCCAGAAGTGGAGACATAGGAAGGAATTCAAGATAATAACTGACCAGCAAGCTGTTTCTTATATGTTCCACTCTCACCACTCCTCAAAAATAAAGAACGACAAAATACTACGGTGGCGTCTAGAGCTTGCTGGCTACAAATATGACATCCAGTATCGCCCTGGTAAAGACAACCTTCCTGCTGATGCCCTGTCTCGCTCGTGTTCTGCTACTGCTGAGTCCCTGTCTGATTTAGAGAAAGTTCATGATGCTCTTTGCCATCCTGGAATCACTCGTCTGTATCATTTTGTAAAATCTAAGAATTTGCCTTATTCCCTGGAAGAAG TGTTCGGTTGTCCATCCTCTATTCATTCTGACCGAGGTCCTCAGTTTATGTCCCGAGAAGTATCGGAATTCTTGTCCAAGCACGGAGTTGTCATGACTCATTCCACCCCTTACCACCCGCAAGGGAATGGCCAGTGCGAGAAGGAAAACGGAGTCATCTGGAAGGCGATAAGACTGGCTCTTCATTCTC CTAGTCTGATCAACGCTACTCCCCACTACGCCCGGGTACAGTATGAGGACGGCCGAGAAGCAACTGTCTCGACAAAGGACCTCACGCCTTCCCACGAGGAGCTTCTGACCACGCCAGTCAATGACCAACACCTGAGCAACTACCAGACACCTCCACAAGACACTTCAACCAGACCACCAATAAGCTCGGGCCAGAGTGACCAATGCTCCGAGACAGAAGTCCACCACTTTCAACAAGCGGCTCATAACCACTCGCTGACCTCGCCCCTTCCAACCTCAAGTCCTGGCAATTCTAAGCTAAGCAGCCCTCCCGCTTCACTTCCTTCAGGGACGACATCGAAACAAGAACCGCTGAGGCGCTCTACTCGTATCAAGAAACCTATAGATAGGCTTGGGTATTAG